Proteins encoded together in one Bactrocera neohumeralis isolate Rockhampton chromosome 4, APGP_CSIRO_Bneo_wtdbg2-racon-allhic-juicebox.fasta_v2, whole genome shotgun sequence window:
- the LOC126755714 gene encoding uncharacterized protein LOC126755714, protein MAIDDRLNDKNRRLIVRDKKSAINFLIDTGAEVSVIPPTQQQRRCPDKNNYLYAANRSTIKTYGEKTMFLNLGLRCQYSWKFIIADVSQAITFQLNSQPTTTQTHRRRHSSKLCSISTNKKVVSKLSYTKGYQPFYDLLREFEDITMKKSSVKKPQHFVTHHIVTKGPPVFSKPRRLSPEKLETAKAEIQLLLNAGICRPSRSPWASPLHMTKKKNGEWRPSGD, encoded by the coding sequence ATGGCGATCGACGACAGGCTCAACGATAAAAACCGCCGCTTAATCGTCCGAGACAAAAAATCCGCAATAAACTTCCTCATCGACACGGGAGCTGAAGTCAGCGTAATTCCACCGACGCAACAACAACGTAGATGCCCGGACAAAAACAACTACCTCTACGCAGCAAACAGGTCCACTATAAAAACTTACGGCGAAAAGACTATGTTCCTCAATCTGGGTCTACGCTGCCAATATTCCTGGAAGTTCATCATTGCTGACGTGTCACAAGCCATCACATTTCAACTTAACAGTCAACCTACGACAACGCAAACTCATCGACGACGTCACTCCAGCAAACTGTGTTCaatatcaacaaataaaaaggtaGTTTCCAAATTATCTTACACCAAAGGTTATCAGCCGTTCTACGATTTATTGAGGGAATTCGAAGACATCACGATGAAAAAGTCTTCAGTCAAAAAACCGCAACACTTTGTCACGCACCATATCGTCACCAAAGGACCACCAGTCTTCTCTAAACCGAGGCGTTTATCTCCCGAGAAGTTAGAAACCGCAAAAGCCGAGATACAACTCTTGCTGAACGCAGGCATCTGTCGTCCATCGCGCAGCCCATGGGCAAGCCCGCTGCACATGACAAAGAAGAAAAACGGCGAATGGAGGCCTTCAGGCGACTAA